The Blautia pseudococcoides genome segment TGATGGGGATGCGCAGAAGCAAGCTTTTTATCATGCTTCTAGCGGAGGATCTTTTGAGCAGTATCTTGGCTCTGGTCATTGGAATTCCGGTTGCGGTGCTGCTTTCTGAACTCATCAGTCTTGTCACTGCCAGGCTTGTTGGCATGGGGATCATTGGACATCAGTTCACTTTTTCTCTGTCTGCTGTTTGCTTTACCATTGCGGGATTTCTCGCCATTAAGCTGGCAGCGTTTTTGATCCTCAGCGGTAAGATCAGCCGTCAGGAGATTGGCACTCTTTTGGCTCATTCCTCCGGGAATGAAAAAAAGCAAAAGCCGGCATTTGTCTATGGGATTTGTACAGTCTTAGGCGTCATAATGCTGGCAGCCGCCTATACCATGGCCATTCAGGGGATAGCTTGGTCCGAAGCAGATATGATGCTCCTCACCATGCTTCTGGGGTTGTTGGGAACAATTCTTCTGTTCTATGGGATGCGGGCGATAATTGCCTTACTGGTGAAAGTGGGAAAAGCAAATCGAAAGCTTCATGTATTTTCATTCCGTCAGATTCAGGAAAATGTCATTCACCAGTCTACCTCTATGGCCATCAGTTCTCTGCTGATCTTGGCAGCGCTGTGCTGCTTTGGTGCTGGCATCGGAATTGCAAGCACCAGCCAGCAAGGGGGGGATCACGTGTTGGATTATACTTTTCGAGAGTATAACACGGAAGATCCACAGGATGCCCTTCCCCATTTACAAACCGTACTGAAGGAAAACAATCTGGAAAGTCATTTCTCCCGGCTCTTTGAAATGCGGATAGGATACGTCCAAACCACAAAGAATTACGACAATGTGTTTCAGATGGATTCTGTTATGGAGTCCCTGCGTAACCTTACACAGTCGGAGGACCGGGATGTTCTTCTGAACAATCTGAGCTATGCCAGCTATCCACATCTTATCTGTTTGTCAGATTATAACGGTTTGCTGAAGGCCGCCGGTAAGCCTGCACTGACACTGGCAGAGAATGAGGCAGCCGTCTATCAGGATACTGAATTCACGAATGCGTCCAGAATGGCCATGTTCAATAAAATCCTTTCCGGCCATCCAGAAGCCATGCTGGAAGGAAATCCTGTGTATCTGACAGGGGAGATCCAGTCTGTGGATTTGGTGACAGACCGATCTATCACCTTGTCTTTTGCTCTGATCTTGCCTGACGAGCAGTTTTTACAATATACAAATGGAGACTATGAGGTCTATATCAACGGCATTATGAGCCAGGACGCCACCAGGGCCGGCAGCCTTATGAACGCGATCTCAGACATGAACGCCCGGCTGGATGGAATTTGCCTTCAGGACATGGGAATTGAATATGAAAGCTATCTGCAAAATATAGGGCGGCAGTTATTCTACATGGTAGCAGCCAGTTATATCACCATCTACTTGGCCATCATCTTTCTGGTGGTTGCCAATACCATCATGGGCGTCCAGTTCCTAATGGATCAACAGCAGACGGGCCGCAGATACCAGACGCTGGTACATCTTGGTGCTACTTATAAGGATATTTGTTTATCTGCACGGAAACAGATCAGCTGGTTTATGGGGGTGCCCGTCTTTGTGGCGGCAATCAGCAGTATCTTTGGGGTGAAGGCATTGTTTACGGGCTTGCTTTCCGCCCGGTTACAGGGTACACAAAGGGAAATGCTTGTGGTGTCTGCCGCTATGATTTTTCTGTTGTGTGTGGTAGAATATATATATATGACCGTTATTAAGCGTTCCAGCGACCGGTACTTGCTGACGCTGATGCAGCCGCAGAGAGAAGAGTGACGAAGGAGGGCTGTCATGAAGAGAATTGCAGTTGTAGAAGATGAAGTCTATATGCGTGAAGAACTTTGCAGTATGCTGGAGAAGGCAGGATACTCCGTTTTGGAAATAACTGCATTTGAAAATGCCGCAGAGCAGTTGACAGCCATCACTCCTGATCTGGTGATCCTGGATCTCAATCTGCCGGAAATCAGTGGTTTTCAGATTTGCCGGAATCTCAAGCAGAGAACCTCCATCCCTGTTCTGGTTTTGACTTCCAGAGACCAGATGACCGACGAATTACACGCCCTCCGGCTTGGAGCAGACGAATATCTGACAAAGCCCTGCCGTAAAGAACGGCTGCTGGCCAGGATCACCAACATTCTCAAACGATATGAAGGCCGCTCCAATCTTTTGGAAGGGCAGGGGTTCCTGCTGGATCGTGGGACTTATACTTTGTATATAAACAACACTTCCGTGGTACTTCCCAAGAATCAAGGAAAGCTTATGGAAGCCTTGCTTGCGGGAGGAGACAATCTGGTGACTTCTGAGCAGCTGTGCAGGGCGCTCTGGGATACCACGGAGTTCATTGACGAAAACGCACTACAGGTTAATTTGACGCGTCTTAAAAAGACCATGCTGAATTTAGGCATGAAGCAGAAAGTGGTGGCTGTCCGTGGGTTGGGCTACCGGCTGGAATCGGAGGGCACACCATGAAACAGTTCTGGAAAATCTTAAAACGATGTGCCCCGTGGCTTCTTTTGCTGCTGATCATAGATGTCTTTTCCACATTGCTCCTCTGGCTTTGCGATGCGCAGGCATTTCCATTTCTTATTGGACTCATTGTATTGGCAAGCCTTGTGCTTTTTTCAGCAGCCGTGCTGATTTTTTACCTCAAAGAGCAACAGAAACAAGCACTCTTTCAGGCTTTTCTTACGGAGCCGGATGCGGTGAATACGGAGAAACTTCTGGGGGCGGTGAGTCAGCAAGAACGGGAACAGCTTTATCTGCTGGTTTCTATCTTGCAGGAAAAGGAGAGAAGGATTCAGAAGATGGAGGAATCTCTTCGAGATTATGAGGAATATGTGGAGGGGTGGGCACACGAGACCAAAACACCGCTATCTCTGCTCACCATGATTTTGGATAATCGGGCCGATGAGCTTTCTCCTTCTTTGCAAGCCAAATTAGAATATGTGCGAAGCCAGTTTCAGGAGGACATTACCCAAATACTCTACTATGCCCGGCTGGGGAGCAGTACAAAAGATTACCGGTTTGAGGTTGTTCACCTTCAAAGCGCATTAGAAGAAATCATGGATGATTATGCGCCTCTTCTGGAAGAAAAGCAGTTTCTTGTTGAAAACCGCCTGCAATCTGAAACCGTCTATACAGACCGGCGGGGTTTTCAATTCATGTTGGGACAAATCATCAGCAACGCCATCAAATACAGCGGTGATGATCCTCGGCTTACCGTATCCCTGCAACAGTCCACTGCGGCAGAAATTCTGATCATTGCGGATAACGGTATCGGGGTCAAGAGTTACGATCTGCCCTATATCTTTCAGAAGGGTTTTACCGGTGACTCTACCCACGGCCGGAAGAAAGCCACCGGCATGGGACTGTATCTTACAAAAAAGATGGCGGATGATCTTAATTTACAGCTGGAAGCAGAATCCCAATGGGGAAAGGGGCTTTCGGTTTTTATCATATTTCCCAGAGTTTGATTTAACTGATAAAAACGAAGAAGCTGCATGACACATATCGTGCCGCTGATGGTCGCTCCTGCAAAAAAAGCAGTGCAAAGATCAAGTAGGCCGGAATCGGCAGGGAGGACAGTAACTCAGGCAGATCTTGCAGAACACCTGTGCAGGAAATATATTCCTTCAATACTAATACTAAAAAGGTATTGAGCAGCAGGTTGATCTGCGTTTCTGTAATAAAAGTAATTTTGATGGTTATGCAGAATTCAAGGATGCTTTAAAAAGAGAAAGAGAAACATTAAATACATACCTTCCCTCAAATGAGTTACAAGAACTTTCCGCTTTTTTTATGAGACTGGTATTTTATTCTGTAAATGAACTGCAGCAATATTGGGCATAAACTGAGCATCTTTTTCCCATTTACATATCTGTATGCCTCCTGTTGTTTCTGGCCTTACCGGAAATTCTGTGTTATGATACATTGGATTCAAGAAAGAGGTGATTGGTATGAGGATACTTGTGGATGCGGATGCCTGTCCAGTGATAAGAATTGTAGAACAGGCAGCAAAGGAGAAAAACATTCCGGTCATTCTGTTGTGCGATACAAATCATGTGCTAAACTCAGATTACAGTGAAGTAAAAGTGATTGGAGCCGGTTCGGATGCCGTTGATTTTGCTCTGGTAAACCAATGTCAAAAGGGAGATATTGTTGTGACCCAGGACTATGGTGTGGCGGCCATGATTCTCGGAAAAGGTGCGTATGGAATTCATCAAAGTGGGAAGTGGTACACAAATCAGAATATAGACCAGATGCTGATGGAACGGCATTTGGCAAAGAAAGCCCGTATGGGAAAAGGAAAGCATCATCTGAAAGGCCCCGCACAGAGAACAGAGGAAGATGATCTGAGATTTGCAGAATCCTTTGAAAAACTAATTCAAGAAGCAGGAGAAAAATTCAGAGCCTAAAAGCTGGTTTTTTAATCTTAAATAAAACGGATCTGTCCATTGAGGCAGACCTATTTTATTTTTGTACTCAATAATAGCCTATATAACATTAATATCCTTATCAAGAAGAAAAGGTTAGCTGTTTGTGGATTGCACATTTCAACTCATCGGTATAAACGGGAGTGAGTTGTTACCAAGTGGGCGGTTTGCTGGCCTATGGTATTTTAGGCGTATGAGAGGCGAGTCTCGTGCGCCTTTCAGACATTCATACAGGTACAGCGGGATTCCAGTGTTGAGGGAATAGGGGAATCCGGCAGTTTTGGCTGGTTGTATGTGTTATCTGCCCATAAAATCAGGGGTTTAAATTTTTAGAGACCGTTTCAGGCTTCGCATTTACACAAAGCCGGAAACGGTCTCCTTTTGGGTGATAAATCTATAATAAATACCTTTTCAATAAGCGGGTCAGTTCTTTGACATCAATAGGTTTTGCAATATGGGCGTTCATACCGCACTCCAGGCATTGCCGTATGTCATCTGAAAAAGCATCCGCACTCATGGCAAGGATGGGAACAGATAAAGCATCCGGATGATTCAGCCCCCGGATTGCTTTTGCAGCCTCGTATCCTGTCATATGCGGCATCCGTATATCCATTAGAATAGCATCGTAATATCCCTCAGGTGATTTCCGGAACATCTCCAGACATATCCGGCCATCTTCTGCCCAATCCAGTTCTATACCCAGATCGGCCAACAATTCCTTTGCTACCTCCCAGTTCAGTTCATTATCCTCGGCAAGCAGGATACGACGTCCAGTCATGTCAAGATTCTGATCTGATATCCGGTCATGGGATTCTTCACTGCCCATATATTGACGCAAACTATAAAATAGAGTGGATTTAAACAACGGTTTGGAGATAAAACCACTGATTCCTGCCTCCCGGGCCTCAGTTTCAAATTCACTCCAATCGTATGCGGAAATCAGAAGAATGGGTATTTCATCCCCCAAATTACGTCGAATCTCTTTCGCAACCTGAATACCGTTCATTCCGGGCAGTTTCCAGTCTAATAGGATGATTTGATAGTCCTCTCTCTTTTGGTGGTGCCGGATCACCAGTTCTATGGCCTTCTCGCCACTCAGTGTCCATTCAGCCTTTATTCCAATAGATTTAAGCGCATTTGCTGCAGTTTGGCATAATAATTCGTCATCATCAACCACCAGCATATTCCAGGAAGGGAGGACCATATCCACTTCCGTTGTGGCAGCTTTTTCAAAGTCCACTACAACATGGAACTCTGTACCTTTGTCCGGCTCACTCTGTACATCAATGGTTCCTTCCATTGCGTCCACAATGTATTTTGTGATCGACATACCCAACCCGGCTCCCTCAGTTTTATGTATTCTGGTTCCGTCAGCACGGCTGTAGGATTCATATATTCTTTTCAAAAATTCCGGTGTCATGCCAATTCCGTTATCTTTGACACGAATATGAATGCGCACATAGCTGTCTCCTTTTGGAGATTTTTCCTCAAACAGGGATAATCGTATGGAACCTCCCTCAGGTGTATATTTTGTGGCATTGGACAACAGGTTTAGTAAAACCTGATTCAAACGTACACCATCGCACCACACATTTTCCGTCAGAATATTATCAACATGTATTTCAAAATTTTGCTTTTTTGCCTTCACTTGGGGCTGCATAATGTTAACGATCCCTTCAACAACTTCCTTTAAAGAAATCTGTTCTATTGTTAAAGATAATTTACCACTTTCAATTTTAGACATATCCAAAACGTCATTGATCAGTCCTAACAGGTGTTTGCTTGACAGTGTGATCTTTCTCAGGCAGTTGCGCACCTGTTCCCGGTCTTCTATGTGGGCGGTGGCTATGGCAGTCATACCCACGATGGCATTCATTGGTGTGCGGATATCATGACTCATGTTAGCCAAAAATTCACTTTTCGCTTTATTTGCCTCGATAGCCGACTGACGGGTCTTTTCCAGTTCCTGCAGCTGCTGACGGGTCATGGAAAAATACCGGAGAAAAATCAAGGTCAGAAGGATTAATACAGAGGCACAGGCCAGCAGTGTAATATACATGCGCTGAACGCTCAGGCTGTTTATGGTCTGGTCCAGTATACCGTATGGCATTACCCCTACCAGATACCACTCGGAACAAGGGAGGGGTGTACCATAAATCTGCCGGTCTTCGCCATTTATTTCCAGTACCGTAGTGTACTTTTTATCGGTTTTTAATGCTGCGTCAAACTCCGCAAGAGAATTATCTAAATAGGAGTTGGCTGCCGGGGAATCATACAGCGTTTGCAGTTGTTTGAAGTAATCCCATAACTCGTTATTAGGATTGCGGATCACAAAAGTGCCATCAGGCCGGATGATATGGTAATAGGTCAGCTGCCCCTCATCCTCTAAGGAAAGAAAATCCGTGATATAATCCAGAGGAACAGCAGCGATCAGACCCAGGCCTTTTTCACCATTCTGCATAGGGTAATCAGCCCGGACACCAAACAATACCACATCATTTCCATTTGTGTCAACGCCTACGGCAACTCTTTGTTCTCCCTGTTTTAACGCCTCCACAAAAGGCGGCGGATTAATTGGCTGTATTGGTTCTCCGCAGAGGGTCTCAAATTTCCCCTCATCAGAGCAGATCGCTAAATAGCCAAAGCCCCTGACCTGGGCTCTGTAAACGAGTTCCTCATATAGGCTTTCTTTATCGTAGTTTTCTGTTGAAACCACGGAGATTATGCCATCTACCTGATCAAATCGCAGTTTGATGATATTTTCAAAATGCCTGGACATTTGTTCATTCATGCCGGACATGTAGATTTCCCCAACTTCGTAAATGGTCTTTTTACTCTTACGATTCATATAAATGCCCAGAAGACTGAATACAACCACGCTAAAGAGCAGAAGACCGATAAAACTGTATAGTAAAAAACGTGTTGTAGGATTTTTTTGTTTACTGCTTCCCATTTACCTTACGCCTCCCCGGACCGCTCGTATTCTTTCACGGTGTTAAGTATTTGATAATAGTCCTTTGCCAGCTGCGGCATCATATCAACTGCTTTTTTATGATCGCCCTCCCTCAACGCTTTTGTCATCAGACTGCTGCTTTCATATAACCTGGTGAAAGCAAGATTCAGGCAAATCCCTTTGAGGGTATGAACGGCTCGGAGCGCTTCCTCATAATCTTCGTGACGCATGGATACTTCCAGCATGTGAAAGTTTTTATCATCCGGAAATTTATAAAGAAATTTCCGTACCGTCTGTTCACGCAGTAATCTGCCTAATACTTCATCGTAATCGCCGCCGAAATTTATATAACAGTCTCTTAGATTCATATTCATATCTCCTCCCTTTTTAATGCCGTCTGTTTCCCTGTCCGGGAATTGTATCACCACTTGATCTTTGATCACACTGCTCACTGGCTAAAGCGTCAGTGTCAACAGCTTCCTGGCGCTGGGCGCTACTTTAATTATAACTAAACTTATAATTGATTAGCAATAACTATATTGGTAAGGTGTGCAAATAGGTTATCATATTTTAATACTGACAAAAATGGTTCATCATGTTATAATTCAGACAAATAGGAGATGAATTATGAAACCGCAGGAAACTAAATTTGAATTTGTATATAAAGAAATTAAACAGTGTATTTTAGACGGTCAGATACTCCCCGGCAATTCCCTGCCATCTTCAAGGGCGTTCTGTGACCAATTTCATGTAAGCAGATATACGATCAACCGTGTTTTCGACGCGCTGCGGGAAGAAGGGCTGATCGAGATTCAGCCCCGTCTTGCACCTAGGGTTGTTACGAGACAAGATGCGCCTAATTCTTCGGACACCGTAACTGAGATTTTGAAACAAAAAGATAGTATCCTGCAGGTGTACCAAACCTTTGCCCTGATCATGCCATCTATTCAGGTTTTTGCTTCACAGGGCTGTGATATAGAGATCATGCCACACTATAAGCAGGCCATGAAAGTATCACGTTTAGGACTTTCTGCTGGTGGATGGCGTCCTTCTTCTAATTTGGGATACGATATATTGAGAATAGGTGGGAATTCATTGTTTAGTGAACTCTATTCTACATTTGGCCTCTATAATAAACTTACATTTTTCACAGAAAAATGTCCTTATTTTTCTCAACACTTTTTAAAGGGGTCTGTATCTGTGACCGGTGTTATTATAGATATCTTGAAAGGTACGGACCCTTCCGTGAAATACGATCAATTAACAGAGATGTATCAAAGACTGACAGATTCCATTGAAAGCACATTGGATTATTTATCAGATGTATCGCCTGAATGTTCAGCACAGACCAATTTATCATTTTCCTGGAATCCCATGCGGGGACAGGATTACTACCATTCAAAAATCGTTGACGAGTTGAATCGGAAAATCGGCCTTGGAGAATACGCGGTTGGAATGTATCTTCCGTATGAGAAACAGCTGGCCAGCCAGTACGGTGTTTCTTTGTCAACGGTCAGAAAGGCATTATCCGAACTCGAACAAAGAGGTTTTGTAAAAACATTAAACGGTAAAGGTACTATTGTTATTGCACCGGATGATACCAGGAGCCATCAGCTGGCGCTTAACTCCGGATACGCGGAAAAGGCCTTACGTTATCTTCATGCCCTGCAGTTAATGGTGTTGATCATTTATCCCGCTTCGTTGGCCGCAGCTCCGCGGTTTACTAAAGAGGAATTGGACCAGTTAGAAGACAAATTTGCTTCTAGGGGTTCTGTTTATATAGCAGATATGTTTGAAGCCATATTAAAACATACCACTTTAGAGCCTTTATCTGTTATATTATCTGAAACCTGCCGTCTTCTGGATTGGGGACATCATTTCGCTTGTTATCCTTCCAGGAAACATAGCATTCCATGTCTCAATAAACAGACCATTAAAGCATTTCAGCAATTAAGGGAAGGGAATGCAGGTTCTTTTGCGGATGGTGTAGCTGACTGCTACCGTTATATTTTATTTCGTGTAAAAAAGTATATGGTAGAAAAATATAAATTTAATAATGCGGCTCATATCCGGATTCCGGAAAAATATTAGGCTGCAAGGGAAAGGGAGATTAAAAAAATGCAGGTTACCGGAAAAGGGGCCTGCATTTTTTGCTGTCAGATCAAACGGGTTGAGATCAGTTGTTCAGTAAAAAATTAGTGTTGTAGTATTCCGGAAGAAAATAGAATTTATTCCCGGCAAAGGAGAGTTTCATTTTGTTATGGTGTATTGCCTACTTAAGGGATTGAAGCCAGCAGTGGATACCATGGAGATCGGGACGGTGCTATTCCTCTCCTAAGGAGCATGCGTCACGAGATACCCGCATGGGTTATGAATATAGGTTTGCATGTAATAGAATAGGTTTCAACTATACAGAATCATTAATTATAAGTATTTGTTATTTTTTGGCTGCAATATTATACTGATATTAAAGAGAAGAAGTTATATTCTCAAATCCGGAAGCAAGTCAAAGTCCAGCAGTTATCAGGGGTTAGCCTTTGTGTCGGGACTCTGTTAGATTGCGTTTTGTTTTTCGCAGGAATAAAAATAGGCAGATAAGAACAGGAGGAAATGAAGATGAAAAAAATTGAGAATCAGACATTTGATATGGAGCGGGCTCTTTATGGAAGTGAGAATATCTATGTTAAAAATTGTAACTTCGACGGACCGGAAGACGGCGAAAGTGCTTTAAAAGAATGCCGTAACATAAAAGTAGAAGATTGTTTCTGGAATCTGCGGTATCCTTTCTGGCATGACCATGGATTAAAAATCAGCAAAACAGAACTTACCCAGTTTTCCAGAGCGGCTTTATGGTATTCCGACCATATAGAAATTACAGAAACGAAACTGCATGGCATTAAAGCCCTCCGGGAATGCAGAGATGTTGTAATGAGAGACTGCGATATTATTTCTCCGGAATTTGGCTGGTCTGTAAAAAATGTTGCAGTGCAGACCAGTCATGCAGAAAGTGAGTATTTTTTTATGCATGCCCAAAATCTGGACTTTTCAGGGGTAACATTAAAAGGCAAATACTCCTTCCAGTACATTGAGGATGCAGTGTTTGAAAAGTGCCGGTTCGATACAAAAGACGCATTCTGGCATGCAAAAAATGTAACCGTGAAGGACAGTGTTATAAAAGGCGAATACCTTGCATGGTACTCAGACGGTCTGACACTGATTAACTGTAAGATTACAGGTACACAGCCTTTCTGTTACTGCAGGAATCTGAAGCTGGTTGACTGTGAAATGACAGACACAGACCTTGCTTTTGAGAAATCTGAAGTAGAGGCAGTTATCCTGACACCGGTGATAAGCATTAAAAATCCGTTGTCCGGCACGATCCATGTTCCGGATGTGGGGAACATCATTTTGGATGACAAGGATGCAAAAGGTGAAATTAAGATTGATGAAACCATTAAGAAGGAACATCAAATAACAGCATGTGCATAAAAGCAAAACAGAAAGAAGCAGATCGACCAGTGCATGGAGAGCGGCATAACTATTATGATACTGCCTTTATTTATCATGGAGGCAAATAACCATTCAGCCCTGCGGAATTGGTGGCCAGGGTGAAGTCTCATATCCATAATTTGCTTTTCTGCTCTTTATGGCGGAAAATCCCAATATGGTCTTTTCCAAAGACATGCTTTTTGACCGGATATGGGGGATGCCGCAACTGTGACCGTGCACATTAACCGTCTGCGGGAAAAGCTGGGTAAAAATGTTTCAAAAACCCAGTTTATAGAGACCGTATGGGGAGCTGGATATCGCTTCAGGATTAACGGATAAACAGAATTTCAGAGATATTGGAGAGTAGAAATGATAGGAGTAAGAGAGTTTATAGAATATATGGACAGTGGGAAAAAAGTAATCAGGGGCACCGAGATACATGAGTGTATGCACAGACTGTCACAGGAGGCTTTGCAGCTGACGGCAGAATTAAACGGATGCTATCATACCCCGGAAGAAATCAGGAATCTGATGGAACAGCTGACAGGAAAGCCGGTGGATGAAAGCTTCAACCTCTTCCCGCCCTTTTATACAGACTGCGGAAAAAACCTTACCATTGGGAAACATGTATTTTTTAATACCGGATGTAAGTTTCAGGATCAGGGAGGGATTACCATCGGTGACGGTTCCCTGATCGGTCACAATGTTGTCCTGGCAACCCTGAACCACAATCTGGACCCCGGACACCGGGGAGATATTATCCCTGCGCCGATCCATATTGGCAGGAATGTCTGGATCGGCGCAGGAGCCACCGTTCTTCCGGGTATTACGATTGGTGACGGGGCAGTGGTTGCGGCTGGGGCGGTGGTAACGAAAGATGTCCCGGACAATACCATTGTGGGCGGCGTGCCGGCTAAAGTAATGAAAACGATTTGATCTCAGTTTTGAAAAGAGGAAGGCAAAAAAGGAATGGCAATAAAGCTGTAAAATGAAGTGCTTTCTGATCATACATTCAAAGACCATTAAAGAAGGATATTCCAAAGGCAGTATAAACTCCGGAATATCCTTTTTTAATGCTTTCAATTGGTTTTACGTTTTAGGAAAAACAACATCATAACCATTATAAAAAACTATGGAATTGTATTACATATAAGTATTTGCTATCAAAATCCGGGACTGTTATGATAAAAACAGATAAAAATCATTCTGGCACAAGTTAAATAAAGGGGGAAAATACAAATGAAAATGCGGTTGTAGATGATTCAAAAGAGGATGCACAGCGTATTGTTACCTATCTGGAGCAGTCTCAGCAGGAGCAAGATATAACTCTTAATATAAAAATATTCTACGCAAGTTTTGATTTTCCGGAAGAATATCAGGGAGATTACGATGTTTTTTTCTGGATATCGAGATGCCGGGCAGCAACGGGCTTGAGGTGGCGCATGAAATACGCAGCAGGGATCCGGCAGTTGGTATTATTTTTATCACCAGCCTGGCACAGTACGCCATAGACGGATACGAGGTGCAGGGCATTGATTTTATGATGAAACCGGTTTTCCACAGTCAACATGGTCTTCATACAGGCCGGTGGATTGGACATTTCAAGTCTGCCGGATACTGCGCAGGCCGTCATTGGACTATATGCACCTTTAGACGGCATGAATGAAGAGGGTTTTGCAGTGTCCGTCAACATGATCGAGGATGACCAGACCATAGAGCAGGATACGGATAAACCGGATATTACAACTACAACAGCCATTCGCCTGCTTCTTGATTGGGCAGCAAATGTGGAAGAAACCTTAGATATCCTTTCGCAGTATGACCTCCATGCCTCCATGGGGATGATGATACATCTGCGGAAAGCAACAGCGCTGCTGTGGAATATGTAGACAATGAGATGGTGGTGATGGAAACTCCGGTTGTTACAAACTTTTTTCTGGCAGAGGGTGAGAAATACGGGTTTGGACTTTTAGAAAAGAATTTAGACTATGTACAGTTCTATGTGGTTTTTGTGGATGAAATCCTTCCGGACCCAAGGACAGGAAAAAAGTCCCTGATTCTTCAGAAAGGAGAGACTTGGCAGGATGAAAAAAGCGTTATTGCAGGGTAGGCGGCTGAGCAAAGTATTTGCATAGGGACTGAATACCACGTTAGCT includes the following:
- a CDS encoding sensor histidine kinase; translated protein: MKQFWKILKRCAPWLLLLLIIDVFSTLLLWLCDAQAFPFLIGLIVLASLVLFSAAVLIFYLKEQQKQALFQAFLTEPDAVNTEKLLGAVSQQEREQLYLLVSILQEKERRIQKMEESLRDYEEYVEGWAHETKTPLSLLTMILDNRADELSPSLQAKLEYVRSQFQEDITQILYYARLGSSTKDYRFEVVHLQSALEEIMDDYAPLLEEKQFLVENRLQSETVYTDRRGFQFMLGQIISNAIKYSGDDPRLTVSLQQSTAAEILIIADNGIGVKSYDLPYIFQKGFTGDSTHGRKKATGMGLYLTKKMADDLNLQLEAESQWGKGLSVFIIFPRV
- a CDS encoding YaiI/YqxD family protein, which encodes MRILVDADACPVIRIVEQAAKEKNIPVILLCDTNHVLNSDYSEVKVIGAGSDAVDFALVNQCQKGDIVVTQDYGVAAMILGKGAYGIHQSGKWYTNQNIDQMLMERHLAKKARMGKGKHHLKGPAQRTEEDDLRFAESFEKLIQEAGEKFRA
- a CDS encoding ABC transporter permease; this encodes MFSDLILRNSRRNRKENGLFFGSLVISIVAFYIILSLSKQDVMIFLAKMESDAVNRLLLMIPVFYVMTLGILFFLSYFACKYQLERRRKEFGVYLMMGMRRSKLFIMLLAEDLLSSILALVIGIPVAVLLSELISLVTARLVGMGIIGHQFTFSLSAVCFTIAGFLAIKLAAFLILSGKISRQEIGTLLAHSSGNEKKQKPAFVYGICTVLGVIMLAAAYTMAIQGIAWSEADMMLLTMLLGLLGTILLFYGMRAIIALLVKVGKANRKLHVFSFRQIQENVIHQSTSMAISSLLILAALCCFGAGIGIASTSQQGGDHVLDYTFREYNTEDPQDALPHLQTVLKENNLESHFSRLFEMRIGYVQTTKNYDNVFQMDSVMESLRNLTQSEDRDVLLNNLSYASYPHLICLSDYNGLLKAAGKPALTLAENEAAVYQDTEFTNASRMAMFNKILSGHPEAMLEGNPVYLTGEIQSVDLVTDRSITLSFALILPDEQFLQYTNGDYEVYINGIMSQDATRAGSLMNAISDMNARLDGICLQDMGIEYESYLQNIGRQLFYMVAASYITIYLAIIFLVVANTIMGVQFLMDQQQTGRRYQTLVHLGATYKDICLSARKQISWFMGVPVFVAAISSIFGVKALFTGLLSARLQGTQREMLVVSAAMIFLLCVVEYIYMTVIKRSSDRYLLTLMQPQREE
- a CDS encoding Hpt domain-containing protein; the protein is MNLRDCYINFGGDYDEVLGRLLREQTVRKFLYKFPDDKNFHMLEVSMRHEDYEEALRAVHTLKGICLNLAFTRLYESSSLMTKALREGDHKKAVDMMPQLAKDYYQILNTVKEYERSGEA
- a CDS encoding hybrid sensor histidine kinase/response regulator — encoded protein: MGSSKQKNPTTRFLLYSFIGLLLFSVVVFSLLGIYMNRKSKKTIYEVGEIYMSGMNEQMSRHFENIIKLRFDQVDGIISVVSTENYDKESLYEELVYRAQVRGFGYLAICSDEGKFETLCGEPIQPINPPPFVEALKQGEQRVAVGVDTNGNDVVLFGVRADYPMQNGEKGLGLIAAVPLDYITDFLSLEDEGQLTYYHIIRPDGTFVIRNPNNELWDYFKQLQTLYDSPAANSYLDNSLAEFDAALKTDKKYTTVLEINGEDRQIYGTPLPCSEWYLVGVMPYGILDQTINSLSVQRMYITLLACASVLILLTLIFLRYFSMTRQQLQELEKTRQSAIEANKAKSEFLANMSHDIRTPMNAIVGMTAIATAHIEDREQVRNCLRKITLSSKHLLGLINDVLDMSKIESGKLSLTIEQISLKEVVEGIVNIMQPQVKAKKQNFEIHVDNILTENVWCDGVRLNQVLLNLLSNATKYTPEGGSIRLSLFEEKSPKGDSYVRIHIRVKDNGIGMTPEFLKRIYESYSRADGTRIHKTEGAGLGMSITKYIVDAMEGTIDVQSEPDKGTEFHVVVDFEKAATTEVDMVLPSWNMLVVDDDELLCQTAANALKSIGIKAEWTLSGEKAIELVIRHHQKREDYQIILLDWKLPGMNGIQVAKEIRRNLGDEIPILLISAYDWSEFETEAREAGISGFISKPLFKSTLFYSLRQYMGSEESHDRISDQNLDMTGRRILLAEDNELNWEVAKELLADLGIELDWAEDGRICLEMFRKSPEGYYDAILMDIRMPHMTGYEAAKAIRGLNHPDALSVPILAMSADAFSDDIRQCLECGMNAHIAKPIDVKELTRLLKRYLL
- a CDS encoding response regulator transcription factor, which codes for MKRIAVVEDEVYMREELCSMLEKAGYSVLEITAFENAAEQLTAITPDLVILDLNLPEISGFQICRNLKQRTSIPVLVLTSRDQMTDELHALRLGADEYLTKPCRKERLLARITNILKRYEGRSNLLEGQGFLLDRGTYTLYINNTSVVLPKNQGKLMEALLAGGDNLVTSEQLCRALWDTTEFIDENALQVNLTRLKKTMLNLGMKQKVVAVRGLGYRLESEGTP